A single Actinomadura algeriensis DNA region contains:
- a CDS encoding non-ribosomal peptide synthetase gives MREAPPASLSVDEVVETVAEVLGLPLTAVDPDTALTRLGLESFTAVRLRRRLGDLGLELPMAAFLGDATARAIAAGTPPSPSPDFPDDVEAPSVGGGSAVPDADASDRASRPDLADDTGRSTGFPLTPLQTAYWIGRNDGFPLGGVATFYYREFDRRPAATSNGSNDPETDLDRLMQAWNRLVLHHPMLRMVVGRDGLQTIVERPHPYEFAVEDLRDAAPHEVDPRLAEMRAARSHQVRPADTWPLFDIAAAFLPDGRTRLFVGVDVLALDLAGWMQVIAEWGALVDDPDVELPAAPVTFPELVRRRAADPAEEARRERDRAYWAARALPPGPALPWTADLADVRRHRFRRWPAELGADEWAGLRERAAARGLSPTGVLLAAFGFVLARWGAGADGPFALNTTLFDRPDEPELAHLVGDFTSTILVEIPEPDPRDADGFAAFAARVNRRFWTDMDHRAVAGVEATRDGGLTPVHPVVFTSGIGLSGRDEAPAAWIGDEVFGVSQTPQVALDHIVHDEGGRLRVAWDAVEGLLPDGFAAGMRDAHLRLLRLLATDDSAWTDPALGWDPSFLPAEPLDVRPFGDAGPLLDDPLRAAAAKAPGDAALLDASGREVTHGELAARADRIGAALAGHGVGPGDLVAVAFEKGVEQVAALLGVCASGAGYVPVEPGWPAERVAAVCAQAGIVHAVVPDASAGAWPDGVRLHALPSLESDATGTTPDRPRPDDLAYVIFTSGSTGRPKGVAIEHRAARTTIDDLVDRFPLHPDDRVLGLSAFSFDLSVHDVFGVMGAGAALVLPDADRQRDPGHWLDLLERHRVTVWNTAPALLEMLVEYTEIEPARARRALAPLRIVFLSGDWIPITLPDRVRALAPDALVVSLGGATEASIWSICHPIGEVDPDWPSIPYGRALRGQSFGILDERGRPVPVGTPGELHIGGDGLARGYVGDERQTAERFVTDPVLGRLYRTGDLGRWRTDGTIEFLGRLDRQVKIRGHRIELGEVESVLDRAPGVRHSVALSVPGPDGRPRLVAFVAGPDAPPDDRLADHLRERVPEYMVPSRFVRVDGFPVTANGKVDYQALPNPYRRPEAAPPVRASEAAPVREAESASPAPEDGLAALLRRAGQDGLEVTLRIGAGALPPARALAAAGLWSERLRAAAAGDGLALAERLTPDALIELAATDEAPAPPPPVAPAPPATNPDTERVIADVLGELLEGVHIDPTTPFFQLGATSLVLVRAHGRLHELLAPDLAVVDMFAHPTVRRLAAYIAARHHETPAPPDVPAPPDVPAPPDVPAPRDVPSDRAAARLRARRASEGVAR, from the coding sequence ATGCGCGAGGCACCCCCCGCGTCCCTGTCCGTCGACGAAGTGGTGGAGACCGTCGCGGAGGTGCTCGGCCTCCCCCTGACGGCGGTCGACCCCGACACCGCGCTCACCCGGCTCGGCCTCGAGTCGTTCACGGCCGTCCGGCTGCGGCGCCGGCTCGGCGACCTCGGGCTCGAACTGCCGATGGCGGCGTTCCTCGGCGACGCGACCGCCCGCGCCATCGCCGCCGGAACCCCGCCGTCGCCGTCCCCCGATTTCCCGGACGACGTCGAGGCGCCGAGCGTCGGCGGCGGCTCGGCCGTCCCGGACGCCGACGCCTCGGACCGCGCGTCCCGTCCCGACCTCGCGGACGACACCGGACGATCGACCGGGTTCCCCCTCACGCCGCTGCAGACCGCGTACTGGATCGGACGGAACGACGGTTTCCCGCTCGGGGGCGTCGCGACGTTCTACTACCGCGAGTTCGACCGGCGGCCCGCAGCGACCTCGAACGGCTCGAACGACCCGGAAACCGACCTCGATCGGCTGATGCAGGCATGGAACCGTCTCGTCCTGCATCACCCGATGCTGCGGATGGTCGTCGGGCGGGACGGCCTGCAGACGATCGTCGAGCGACCGCACCCGTACGAGTTCGCCGTCGAGGACCTGCGGGACGCCGCGCCCCACGAGGTGGATCCGCGGCTCGCGGAGATGCGCGCGGCCCGATCGCACCAGGTTCGGCCGGCCGACACGTGGCCCCTGTTCGACATCGCGGCCGCGTTCCTCCCGGATGGGCGAACGCGCCTGTTCGTGGGCGTGGACGTCCTGGCACTCGATCTCGCGGGCTGGATGCAGGTCATCGCGGAATGGGGCGCGCTGGTCGACGATCCGGACGTCGAGCTTCCCGCGGCGCCCGTGACGTTCCCCGAGCTGGTGCGGCGCCGGGCGGCGGATCCCGCCGAGGAGGCGCGGCGGGAGCGCGACCGGGCGTACTGGGCGGCGCGGGCGCTGCCGCCGGGGCCCGCGCTGCCGTGGACGGCCGATCTCGCGGACGTCCGGCGGCACCGGTTCCGGCGGTGGCCGGCCGAGCTGGGCGCGGACGAGTGGGCGGGGCTGCGCGAGCGGGCGGCCGCGCGGGGGCTGAGCCCGACCGGGGTGCTGCTGGCGGCGTTCGGGTTCGTGCTGGCCCGCTGGGGTGCGGGCGCCGATGGTCCGTTCGCGCTGAACACGACGCTGTTCGACCGGCCCGACGAGCCGGAGCTGGCGCATCTGGTCGGCGACTTCACCTCGACGATCCTGGTCGAGATCCCCGAGCCGGACCCGCGGGACGCGGACGGTTTCGCGGCGTTCGCCGCGCGCGTCAACCGGCGGTTCTGGACGGACATGGACCATCGGGCCGTCGCGGGCGTCGAGGCGACGCGGGACGGCGGCCTCACGCCGGTGCATCCGGTCGTGTTCACCAGCGGCATCGGGCTGTCGGGACGGGACGAGGCTCCGGCGGCGTGGATCGGCGACGAGGTGTTCGGGGTGTCGCAGACGCCGCAGGTCGCGCTCGACCACATCGTGCACGACGAGGGCGGGCGGCTGCGGGTCGCGTGGGACGCGGTCGAGGGGCTGCTCCCGGACGGGTTCGCGGCCGGGATGCGGGACGCCCACCTGCGGCTGCTGCGGCTCCTCGCGACGGACGACTCCGCCTGGACCGATCCCGCGCTCGGCTGGGACCCGTCCTTCCTGCCCGCCGAACCCCTGGACGTCCGTCCCTTCGGCGACGCGGGCCCGCTCCTGGACGATCCGCTGCGCGCGGCGGCCGCGAAGGCCCCGGGCGACGCGGCTTTGCTCGACGCGTCCGGCCGGGAGGTGACGCACGGCGAACTGGCCGCGCGGGCGGACCGGATCGGGGCGGCGCTCGCCGGGCACGGCGTCGGCCCGGGCGACCTGGTCGCGGTCGCGTTCGAGAAGGGCGTCGAGCAGGTCGCGGCGCTGCTGGGCGTCTGCGCGTCGGGCGCCGGATATGTTCCGGTCGAGCCCGGGTGGCCCGCGGAGCGGGTCGCGGCCGTGTGCGCGCAGGCCGGGATCGTCCACGCCGTGGTCCCGGACGCGTCCGCCGGCGCGTGGCCGGACGGGGTGCGCCTGCACGCCCTGCCGTCCCTCGAAAGCGACGCCACCGGAACGACGCCGGACCGTCCCCGCCCGGACGACCTCGCCTACGTCATCTTCACGTCCGGTTCGACCGGCCGCCCGAAGGGCGTCGCGATCGAGCACCGCGCGGCGCGGACCACGATCGACGACCTCGTCGACCGGTTCCCGCTGCACCCGGACGACCGGGTGCTGGGGCTGTCGGCGTTCAGCTTCGACCTGTCGGTGCACGACGTGTTCGGCGTGATGGGGGCGGGCGCGGCACTCGTCCTGCCGGACGCGGACCGGCAGCGCGACCCCGGGCACTGGCTCGACCTCCTCGAACGCCACCGCGTGACCGTGTGGAACACGGCGCCCGCGCTGCTGGAGATGCTCGTCGAGTACACGGAGATCGAGCCCGCGCGGGCGCGGCGGGCGCTGGCGCCGCTGCGGATCGTGTTCCTGTCGGGCGACTGGATCCCGATCACGCTGCCCGACCGGGTGCGGGCGCTCGCGCCGGACGCGCTGGTGGTCAGCCTCGGCGGCGCGACGGAGGCGTCGATCTGGTCGATCTGCCATCCGATCGGGGAGGTCGATCCGGACTGGCCGAGCATCCCGTACGGGCGGGCGCTGCGCGGCCAGTCGTTCGGCATCCTGGACGAGCGGGGCCGCCCGGTCCCGGTCGGGACGCCCGGTGAGCTGCACATCGGCGGGGACGGGCTGGCCCGCGGCTACGTGGGCGACGAGCGGCAGACGGCGGAACGGTTCGTCACCGACCCGGTCCTCGGCCGCCTGTACCGGACGGGCGACCTCGGGCGCTGGCGGACCGACGGCACGATCGAGTTCCTGGGCCGTCTCGACCGGCAGGTGAAGATCCGCGGGCATCGCATCGAGCTCGGCGAGGTGGAGTCGGTGCTGGACCGCGCGCCGGGCGTCCGGCACTCGGTGGCGCTGTCGGTGCCGGGACCGGACGGGCGGCCGCGGCTGGTCGCGTTCGTCGCGGGCCCGGACGCGCCGCCGGACGACCGGCTCGCCGACCACCTGCGCGAACGCGTCCCCGAGTACATGGTGCCGAGCCGGTTCGTGCGCGTCGACGGGTTCCCGGTCACGGCGAACGGCAAGGTCGACTACCAGGCGCTGCCGAACCCGTACCGGCGTCCGGAGGCGGCACCGCCCGTCCGGGCGTCGGAGGCCGCGCCCGTCCGGGAAGCGGAATCGGCATCGCCCGCACCCGAGGACGGCCTGGCCGCGCTGCTCCGGCGCGCCGGGCAGGACGGTCTCGAGGTCACGCTCCGGATCGGCGCCGGGGCCCTGCCCCCGGCGCGGGCGCTCGCGGCGGCGGGGCTGTGGTCCGAACGGCTGCGGGCCGCGGCGGCGGGCGACGGCCTCGCCCTCGCCGAGCGCCTCACGCCGGACGCGCTGATCGAGCTGGCCGCGACGGACGAGGCACCGGCGCCGCCACCGCCCGTCGCGCCCGCCCCGCCCGCGACGAACCCGGACACCGAACGGGTCATCGCGGACGTGCTCGGCGAACTCCTCGAAGGCGTGCACATCGACCCGACCACACCGTTCTTCCAGCTCGGCGCGACGTCGCTCGTCCTCGTGCGCGCCCACGGGCGGCTGCACGAACTCCTCGCCCCGGACCTGGCCGTCGTCGACATGTTCGCCCACCCGACCGTGCGGCGCCTCGCCGCGTACATCGCCGCACGGCACCACGAAACCCCCGCACCACCGGACGTCCCCGCACCACCGGACGTCCCCGCACCACCGGACGTCCCCGCACCACGGGACGTCCCGTCCGATCGGGCGGCGGCGCGGCTGCGGGCGCGGCGCGCGTCCGAGGGGGTCGCCCGATGA